The Narcine bancroftii isolate sNarBan1 chromosome 11, sNarBan1.hap1, whole genome shotgun sequence genome has a window encoding:
- the LOC138745728 gene encoding uncharacterized protein isoform X1, producing MAEAAPGGQGGPAHPIAAWRWGCTPRWRRPGLKDAACDSRWWTQAWRASAERPVLWMHGNLLLCTELNMYKLHQVLVLESSIYLLGTFPRSCYMASSPLATVTEEHQRKGTRTA from the exons ggctgaagcggcccctggtggtcaaggaggtcctgcgcaccccatagctgcctggagaTGGGGATGTACGCCCAGATGGCgtcgtcctgggctgaaggatgcagCGTGCGACAGCCGATGGTGGACACAGGCATGGAGAGCATCGGCAGAGCGGCCTG ttctctggatgcatggaaatcttctgctgtgcacagaattgaacatgtacaaacttcaccaggttttggtgcttgaaag tagcatctaccttCTTGggaccttcccaagatcgtgttatatggcgagctctccactggccaccgtgacagaggagcaccaaagaaaaggtacaaggactgcctaa